The following are from one region of the Chanos chanos chromosome 10, fChaCha1.1, whole genome shotgun sequence genome:
- the LOC115822624 gene encoding tripartite motif-containing protein 35-like, whose amino-acid sequence MASKALLSEEDFSCPVCCDIFRDPVVLSCSHSVCKVCLQQFWEKQDSKNCPVCRRRSSKDNPPLSLALKNLCETFLQERSQRTSAESEELCSQHREKLKLFCVDDKQPVCVVCRDSRKHTNHKFKPVDEAALDRKEELKTALKPLQEKLKIFEKVKQTCDQTAEHIKSQAKHTERQIKKEFEKLHQFLRDEEAARIAAVREEEEQKSQMIKEKIEEMSREISRLSDSIRAIEEEIKAEDISFLKVYYHTECYSRAQCTLQDPHMLSGALIHVAKHLGNLKFRVWEKMQEIVEYTPVILDPNTAFPQLILSEDLISVRFSDERQQLPDNPERFDLYQFVLSSEGFNSGTQCWDVDVENGTFWRFGVITESVHRKGRGVWGGIWTVSYYYEKYWSQCPGQTDTPLTFNKKLQRIRVQLDWDRGKLSFSDPLTNTHIHTVTHTFTQRMFPLFCNGINLSPLRILPVQCSVRVEQPSSS is encoded by the exons ATGGCTTCTAAAGCGTTGCTGTCTGAAGAggatttctcctgtcctgtgtgttgtgacatcTTCAGagatcctgttgtcctgtcatgtagtcacagtgtgtgtaaagtttgtcTACAGCAGTTCTGGGAAAAACAGGATTCAAAGAACTGTCCGGTTTGCAGGAGAAGATCCTCAAAAGATAACCCTCCCCTCAGTTTAgctctaaagaacctgtgtgagactttcttacaggagagaagtcagagaactTCAGCAGAGTCTGAGGAGTTGTGcagtcaacacagagagaaactcaaactcttctgtgtggatgataaacagcctgtgtgtgtggtgtgccgGGAttcaagaaaacacacaaaccacaaattcaAACCAGTAGATGAAGCTGCACTTGACAGAAAG GAGGAACTcaagactgcactgaaacctttacaggagaaactgaagatctttgaaaaagtcaaacaaacctgtgatcaaacagcagagcacattaag AGtcaggccaaacacacagagagacagattaagaaggagtttgagaaacttcaccagtttttacgagatgaagaggcagccaggatagctgccgtgagggaggaagaggagcagaagagtcagatgattaaggagaagattgaggagatgagtagagagatatCACGTCTTTCAGACTcaatcagagccatagaagaggagataaaagctgaagacatCTCATTCCTGAAGGTATATTACCACA ctgaatgttattccagagcccagtgcacactccAGGATCCACacatgctttcaggagcactgatccatgtggcaaagcacctgggcaacctgaagttcagagtgtgggagaagatgcaggagattgttGAGTACA ctcctgtcattctggaccccaacactgcattTCCacaactcatcctgtctgaggatctgatcagtgtgagattcagtgatgagagacagcaacttcctgataatccagagagatttgatttaTATCAATTTGTCCTGAGCTCTGAgggttttaactcagggacacagtgctgggatgttgatgttgagaATGGAACATTTTGGCGTTTCGGTGTAATCACAGAGTCAGTCCACAGGAAGGGAAGAGGAGTCTGGGGTGGAATATGGACTGTGAGTTATTATTATGAGAAATATTGGTCACAGTGcccaggacagacagacactccccTCACATTCAATaagaaactccagaggatcagagtccAGCTGGATTGGGACAGAGGAAAGCTGTCATTCTCTGACCctctgaccaacacacacatacacactgtcacacacacttttactcagagaatgtttccattatTCTGTAATGGTAttaatctctctcctctgaggatcttaccagtgcagtgtagtgtcaGAGTGGAACAGCCCAGTTCGAGCTGA